The Polynucleobacter necessarius genome has a window encoding:
- a CDS encoding RlmE family RNA methyltransferase — MAKNKFNKSWLQDHLNDPYVKMAQKEGYRARAVYKLSEIDEQDRLIKAGMTIVDLGSAPGSWSRYARNRLTELGKNNPNIESGKPDGTIIAIDILPMEDIADVSFIQGDFREDEGLKALEALLPADADGKVDLVMSDMAPNLSGVGVADAARMAFLAEIALDFSVQHLKPEGALLIKCFNGSGYSQIVESFKKVFKTVASRKPKASRAKSSEIFLLGRDLKPPK, encoded by the coding sequence GTGGCAAAGAATAAATTTAATAAAAGTTGGTTGCAGGATCACTTAAATGATCCGTACGTGAAGATGGCTCAAAAAGAGGGTTATCGTGCACGAGCCGTTTATAAACTGAGTGAGATAGACGAGCAGGACCGACTGATCAAAGCAGGAATGACCATTGTGGATCTTGGGAGTGCACCTGGGAGTTGGTCTCGGTACGCCCGTAATCGCCTGACTGAACTTGGTAAAAATAATCCGAATATTGAATCTGGAAAGCCAGATGGAACCATCATTGCGATCGATATTCTGCCGATGGAGGATATTGCTGACGTTTCCTTTATTCAAGGAGACTTCCGTGAGGATGAGGGTTTAAAGGCGCTTGAAGCTCTTTTGCCTGCTGATGCGGATGGGAAGGTCGATTTGGTGATGTCCGATATGGCTCCCAATTTATCCGGTGTCGGGGTAGCGGATGCTGCTCGAATGGCTTTTTTAGCCGAAATCGCCCTCGATTTTTCGGTTCAACACCTCAAGCCTGAGGGGGCTTTACTGATTAAGTGCTTTAACGGTAGTGGCTATAGCCAAATCGTAGAATCCTTTAAAAAGGTCTTTAAAACAGTGGCCTCCAGAAAGCCTAAAGCCTCCAGAGCAAAGTCCTCGGAGATCTTTTTGTTGGGTAGAGACCTTAAACCACCTAAATAA
- the ftsH gene encoding ATP-dependent zinc metalloprotease FtsH, with protein sequence MNNNMLQKIGVWLIVGLVLFTVFKQFDKPRDANQVTYSQFMDDAKAGKVKRVDVQGRTLQVTPNDGSKYSIISPGDIWMVGDLMKYGVQVTGKADDEPNMLVSALYYLGPTLLIIGFWFFMMRQMQVGGKGGAFSFGKSKARLIDENSNTVTFADVAGCDEAKEEVFEIVDFLKDPQKFQKLGGRIPHGVLLVGPPGTGKTLLARAIAGEAKVPFFSISGSDFVEMFVGVGASRVRDMFENAKKNSPCIIFIDEIDAVGRHRGAGMGGGNDEREQTLNQMLVEMDGFESNSGVIVVAATNRSDVLDRALLRPGRFDRQVHVGLPDIRGREQILQVHMRKVPIDPDVDAAVLARGTPGFSGADLANLVNESALFAARRNKRAVDMKDFEDAKDKIYMGPERKSAVMREEERRNTAYHESGHAVVAKVLPKADPVHKVTIMPRGMALGVTWQLPEFDRVNLYKDRMMEELAILFGGRAAEEVFLHSMSTGASNDFERATKMARDMVTRYGMSDSLGTMVYVDTESESMFGRTSSKTVSELTQQKVDSEIRALVDSQYALARSILEQNRDKVEAMVAALLEWETIDAEQINDIMEGRPPRAPKPPPATQFGSSAGTPGPAAGAAPATA encoded by the coding sequence TTGAATAACAACATGCTGCAAAAAATTGGTGTTTGGCTCATCGTGGGTCTCGTGCTCTTTACTGTTTTTAAACAGTTTGATAAGCCAAGAGACGCCAATCAAGTCACATATTCTCAATTCATGGACGATGCCAAGGCTGGCAAAGTAAAACGAGTTGATGTGCAAGGCCGCACTCTGCAAGTGACGCCGAATGACGGCAGCAAGTACTCCATCATCTCCCCAGGAGATATTTGGATGGTTGGTGATCTTATGAAATACGGTGTTCAAGTTACCGGTAAAGCCGATGACGAACCGAATATGTTGGTTTCTGCTTTATATTACCTCGGCCCCACTTTATTGATTATTGGTTTCTGGTTCTTCATGATGCGTCAGATGCAAGTTGGCGGTAAGGGCGGGGCATTCTCATTCGGAAAATCTAAAGCACGCCTGATTGATGAGAATAGCAATACTGTTACTTTTGCTGATGTTGCTGGTTGCGATGAAGCTAAGGAAGAGGTCTTTGAGATTGTGGATTTCTTAAAAGATCCGCAAAAGTTTCAAAAGCTTGGTGGTCGCATTCCGCATGGTGTATTGCTAGTAGGCCCTCCGGGTACTGGTAAGACTCTGCTAGCGCGTGCCATTGCAGGCGAAGCAAAAGTACCTTTCTTCTCCATCTCTGGTTCAGACTTCGTAGAGATGTTTGTTGGTGTCGGTGCGTCACGTGTGCGCGACATGTTTGAGAACGCCAAGAAAAATTCTCCTTGCATCATCTTTATTGATGAGATCGATGCGGTTGGTCGTCATCGTGGTGCTGGTATGGGCGGTGGTAATGATGAGCGTGAGCAAACTCTCAACCAAATGCTGGTTGAGATGGATGGTTTTGAAAGTAATAGCGGTGTAATCGTTGTTGCTGCAACTAATCGCTCTGACGTCTTGGATCGCGCATTGTTGCGTCCAGGTCGTTTTGATCGTCAAGTACACGTTGGCTTGCCAGACATTCGTGGTCGCGAACAAATCCTGCAAGTGCATATGCGCAAAGTTCCGATTGATCCAGATGTGGATGCAGCTGTATTGGCTCGTGGCACCCCTGGTTTCTCCGGCGCAGATTTAGCAAACTTGGTCAATGAGTCTGCATTGTTTGCAGCGCGTCGCAATAAGCGTGCTGTCGACATGAAAGACTTTGAAGATGCCAAAGACAAGATCTATATGGGTCCTGAGCGCAAGTCCGCAGTCATGCGTGAAGAAGAGCGTCGTAATACGGCGTACCACGAATCTGGTCACGCAGTTGTTGCTAAGGTATTGCCTAAAGCAGATCCAGTACATAAAGTCACCATCATGCCGCGCGGTATGGCGCTTGGTGTGACATGGCAGTTGCCAGAGTTTGATCGTGTGAATTTGTATAAAGACCGCATGATGGAAGAGTTGGCGATTTTGTTTGGCGGACGCGCTGCTGAAGAAGTCTTCCTGCATTCCATGAGTACGGGTGCATCTAATGACTTTGAACGTGCAACCAAAATGGCGCGTGACATGGTGACACGTTACGGCATGAGTGATAGCTTAGGTACGATGGTCTACGTCGATACTGAGTCTGAAAGTATGTTTGGCCGCACTAGCTCGAAGACGGTTTCTGAGTTAACTCAACAAAAGGTGGATTCAGAGATCCGCGCCTTGGTTGATAGCCAATATGCATTGGCAAGATCCATCCTTGAGCAAAATCGTGACAAGGTTGAAGCGATGGTTGCTGCTTTGCTGGAATGGGAAACCATTGACGCTGAGCAAATCAATGACATCATGGAAGGCCGTCCACCACGCGCACCAAAGCCACCACCAGCAACCCAGTTTGGCAGCTCTGCTGGTACGCCAGGTCCTGCTGCGGGTGCCGCACCAGCGACTGCTTAA
- the glmM gene encoding phosphoglucosamine mutase — protein sequence MKKQYFGTDGIRGEVGQFPIVPEFITRLGYAAGKVLVQNAKPGERCTVLIGKDTRVSGYLLEAALEAGFAAAGVDVMLCGPMPTPGVAYLTKALRLSAGVVISASHNAYQDNGIKFFSAEGGKLTDEFELAIEAELAKPMGCVSSKELGKAFRLDDAAGRYIEFCKSTFPGELNLKAMKLVVDCANGAAYHTAPHVFHELGAEVISIGVQPDGRNINDGCGATAPAALIEKVKETKADLGIALDGDADRLQMVDASGRLFNGDELLYVLAKDRLARGENLGGVAGTLMTNLAVENAIKALEIGFERANVGDRYVLELLKQKGWIIGGEGSGHLLCLDQHSTGDGTIAALQVLAAMSQAKKTLAQLLDSVKLFPQVLLNIKFKAGYDWKADNALKSQIAQVETELKGTGRVLIRASGTEPVLRVMVEANDCAVAMNAAKSIAHLIPSF from the coding sequence ATGAAAAAACAATACTTTGGTACTGATGGCATACGCGGTGAAGTAGGGCAATTTCCGATTGTTCCGGAGTTTATTACCCGCCTTGGCTATGCTGCTGGAAAAGTGCTGGTGCAAAACGCTAAGCCAGGTGAGCGTTGCACAGTATTGATTGGAAAAGATACCCGTGTTTCTGGTTATTTATTGGAAGCCGCTTTAGAGGCTGGCTTCGCTGCCGCTGGTGTGGATGTCATGCTATGCGGGCCAATGCCTACCCCGGGTGTTGCTTACCTGACTAAGGCCTTGCGCTTATCTGCCGGTGTAGTGATTTCAGCTTCTCATAATGCTTATCAGGATAACGGTATTAAATTCTTCTCCGCAGAAGGCGGCAAGCTCACCGATGAATTTGAGTTAGCAATCGAAGCTGAACTTGCTAAACCGATGGGCTGTGTTAGTTCAAAAGAATTGGGTAAGGCCTTCCGTTTAGATGATGCTGCCGGCCGTTATATCGAATTTTGTAAATCCACCTTTCCTGGTGAGCTCAATCTCAAGGCAATGAAGTTGGTAGTCGATTGCGCTAATGGTGCGGCATATCATACGGCTCCTCATGTTTTTCATGAGCTCGGTGCAGAAGTGATTTCGATTGGTGTTCAACCAGATGGTAGAAACATTAATGATGGATGCGGTGCCACAGCTCCAGCGGCGCTCATTGAAAAAGTCAAAGAGACTAAGGCGGATCTTGGGATAGCTTTGGATGGAGATGCCGATCGCTTACAGATGGTGGACGCTTCAGGACGATTGTTTAATGGCGATGAGCTCTTATACGTACTCGCCAAAGATCGTCTTGCTCGCGGAGAAAATTTAGGCGGTGTGGCTGGCACTTTGATGACTAACTTGGCTGTTGAAAATGCCATCAAAGCATTGGAGATTGGATTTGAACGCGCCAATGTGGGCGATCGTTATGTCTTGGAGTTGCTCAAGCAAAAAGGGTGGATTATTGGTGGTGAAGGCTCTGGCCATCTCTTGTGTCTAGATCAGCACTCCACTGGTGATGGCACTATCGCCGCGCTGCAGGTATTAGCTGCCATGAGTCAGGCCAAGAAGACGCTGGCACAGCTACTGGATTCCGTAAAGCTATTCCCCCAGGTGCTTCTCAATATCAAATTTAAGGCTGGATATGACTGGAAGGCTGATAACGCCCTCAAATCCCAGATTGCTCAAGTAGAAACAGAGCTTAAGGGTACGGGTAGGGTGCTTATCCGTGCTTCAGGCACTGAACCCGTCTTGAGGGTCATGGTTGAGGCGAATGATTGTGCGGTTGCTATGAATGCAGCCAAGAGTATTGCTCACTTAATCCCATCATTCTAA
- the pstS gene encoding phosphate ABC transporter substrate-binding protein PstS: MKSFLKKALIIGAISVAPVAYAADITGAGASFPYPIYTKWAEAYKAKTGSSLNYQSIGSSGGIKQIKAKTVDFGASDNPVKFEALEKDGLVQFPAIIGGVVPVINVDGIKPYELKLSPDTLSDIFQGAITNWNDKRVVLNNPGMKMPNLPITVVHRADGSGTTAIFTNYLAKVSQNWKEAVGEGAAVKWPADSSVGGKGNEGVAANVSRVKGAIGYVEYAYAKKNKLISVSLKNKDGQFVKPDDTSFAAAAAGTDWSRIPGMGTFITNASGANSWPITGASFILMYKNPENKANSAEVLKFFDFAFKEGKKMALDLDYVPMPDASTDFIRKNVWSNIANK, encoded by the coding sequence ATGAAATCATTCTTGAAAAAAGCGCTCATCATTGGCGCTATTTCAGTAGCCCCAGTTGCCTATGCAGCTGACATAACCGGTGCTGGCGCTAGCTTCCCATACCCAATCTACACAAAGTGGGCTGAAGCTTACAAGGCCAAGACAGGCTCAAGCCTTAACTATCAGTCTATTGGTTCATCTGGCGGCATTAAGCAAATTAAAGCAAAGACAGTTGATTTTGGCGCTTCTGACAATCCAGTCAAGTTTGAAGCTCTGGAAAAAGACGGTTTAGTTCAATTTCCAGCAATTATTGGTGGTGTTGTACCAGTCATTAACGTGGATGGTATTAAACCTTATGAGCTCAAATTATCACCAGATACATTGTCTGATATCTTTCAAGGCGCTATCACTAATTGGAATGATAAGCGTGTTGTGTTGAATAATCCTGGTATGAAGATGCCTAATTTGCCAATTACTGTAGTGCACCGAGCTGATGGTTCAGGTACTACTGCAATTTTTACCAACTACCTAGCTAAAGTGAGTCAGAACTGGAAAGAGGCTGTTGGTGAGGGTGCGGCTGTTAAGTGGCCTGCTGACTCCTCGGTAGGTGGTAAAGGTAACGAAGGCGTTGCTGCAAACGTATCTCGGGTTAAAGGCGCAATTGGTTACGTAGAATACGCCTACGCTAAGAAAAACAAGCTGATCAGTGTTTCCTTAAAAAACAAAGATGGTCAATTTGTTAAGCCTGATGACACATCTTTTGCAGCGGCAGCTGCAGGTACTGATTGGTCAAGGATTCCGGGTATGGGTACATTTATTACCAATGCTTCTGGCGCTAATTCATGGCCAATTACTGGCGCATCATTTATTTTGATGTATAAAAACCCAGAGAACAAAGCCAATTCTGCTGAAGTGTTGAAGTTCTTTGACTTTGCTTTTAAAGAAGGCAAGAAAATGGCTCTAGATCTTGACTATGTACCAATGCCAGATGCAAGTACTGACTTTATTCGTAAGAATGTATGGTCAAACATTGCCAACAAGTAA
- the pstC gene encoding phosphate ABC transporter permease subunit PstC, whose amino-acid sequence MIELTHSAPTPQALRIAKLQRVQDFLFHGITQFFALSVLIALVGIIISLVINAWPALDKFGIGFFFTKEWDIVNGEFGGLIAIYGTLVTSLIALLIAVPLSFGIAVFLTELCPGPLRRPLGTAVELLAAVPSIIYGMFGLFIFAPIFGEYVQPALAATLGQIPGLGILFSGAFNGIGILCAGLILAMMVLPFIASVMRDVFEIVPPVLKESAYGIGCTTWEVVKNVVLPYTKAGVIGGIMLGLGRALGETMAVTFVIGNAHRLSASLFSPGNSIASTLANEFGEAELGEHYSSLFALGLALFIITFVVLAIAKWMLISMEKKQGLKT is encoded by the coding sequence ATGATTGAATTAACCCACTCAGCTCCAACACCGCAGGCATTGCGAATTGCTAAACTACAACGTGTTCAAGATTTTTTATTTCATGGAATAACGCAATTTTTTGCCTTATCGGTTCTGATTGCGCTAGTTGGTATCATCATCTCCTTAGTGATAAATGCTTGGCCAGCATTAGACAAATTTGGTATCGGTTTTTTCTTCACTAAAGAGTGGGACATTGTTAATGGTGAATTCGGTGGCCTCATTGCCATTTATGGCACATTAGTAACATCCTTGATTGCCTTGCTCATTGCAGTTCCGCTGAGTTTTGGTATTGCGGTATTCTTAACTGAGCTATGTCCGGGGCCTCTGCGCAGACCTTTAGGCACAGCGGTTGAATTGCTTGCGGCAGTTCCTTCGATTATTTACGGTATGTTCGGTCTCTTTATTTTTGCACCCATATTTGGTGAATACGTTCAGCCTGCTCTGGCTGCAACCTTGGGTCAAATTCCTGGATTGGGGATATTATTTTCTGGTGCATTTAATGGCATCGGCATCCTATGTGCTGGCCTGATTTTGGCAATGATGGTTTTGCCGTTTATTGCTTCGGTGATGCGTGACGTTTTTGAAATCGTTCCCCCTGTTTTAAAAGAGTCCGCCTACGGGATTGGCTGCACCACTTGGGAAGTAGTTAAGAATGTGGTGCTCCCTTATACAAAAGCCGGCGTGATCGGTGGCATTATGCTGGGACTAGGTAGAGCGCTTGGTGAAACCATGGCGGTAACCTTTGTGATCGGTAACGCACATCGTCTGTCAGCTTCATTATTTTCACCAGGTAATTCGATTGCTTCTACATTGGCAAATGAGTTTGGTGAGGCTGAGCTTGGAGAGCATTACTCATCTCTATTTGCATTGGGACTTGCGCTTTTCATAATTACTTTTGTCGTATTGGCTATTGCCAAGTGGATGCTCATCAGTATGGAAAAAAAGCAGGGACTTAAAACATGA
- the pstA gene encoding phosphate ABC transporter permease PstA codes for MNGLSNINPAIFAKRKRANKIGLFLSTAAMALGMAFLLWILSVLLLKGFSSINLDVFTHSTPAPGSEGGGLANAIVGSLMIVGSCTLISTPIGVLAGLYLSEYGDRSKVASVTRFVTDIMLSAPSIVIGLFVYAIVVAQVRHFSGWAGTIALALIAIPVVVRTTENMLRLVHGSLREAAYALGTPKWKVAFMITLRAAQSGVITGILLALARVSGETAPLLFTALNNQFFSSNMNAPMANLPVVIFQFAMSPYDNWVDLAWAAALLITFAVLGLNILARVVFREKVRS; via the coding sequence ATGAACGGCTTATCTAATATCAATCCGGCAATTTTTGCTAAACGGAAGCGTGCCAACAAGATTGGCTTATTTCTATCTACTGCTGCTATGGCATTGGGAATGGCCTTTTTGCTATGGATTTTGAGTGTTTTATTATTAAAAGGCTTTTCTTCTATTAATTTGGATGTATTCACTCACAGCACGCCTGCACCTGGTTCTGAGGGTGGGGGTTTAGCGAATGCAATTGTTGGCAGTTTAATGATTGTAGGAAGCTGTACTCTGATTAGTACGCCGATTGGCGTATTGGCCGGCTTATATCTCTCAGAGTATGGAGATAGAAGCAAGGTGGCCTCAGTAACCCGCTTTGTGACTGACATCATGCTATCTGCGCCATCCATTGTGATTGGCTTGTTTGTTTATGCCATTGTGGTCGCGCAAGTACGACACTTCTCAGGTTGGGCTGGCACGATCGCATTGGCTTTAATTGCGATACCAGTGGTAGTTCGCACAACTGAAAATATGCTGCGCTTAGTGCATGGAAGCTTGCGAGAGGCTGCCTATGCTTTAGGTACCCCTAAGTGGAAAGTAGCTTTCATGATTACTTTGCGCGCTGCCCAAAGCGGGGTAATTACTGGTATTTTGCTGGCACTTGCCCGAGTGAGTGGTGAAACAGCGCCATTGCTTTTTACCGCTCTGAATAATCAGTTTTTCTCAAGCAATATGAATGCACCTATGGCCAATTTACCGGTGGTGATTTTCCAATTCGCAATGAGCCCTTACGATAACTGGGTTGATTTGGCTTGGGCCGCAGCTTTGCTCATCACTTTTGCCGTACTGGGTCTGAATATTCTTGCGCGTGTAGTGTTCCGCGAGAAAGTACGGAGTTAA
- the pstB gene encoding phosphate ABC transporter ATP-binding protein PstB, which translates to MNDTTTPVKKDVKNALEVRNLNFFYGSFQGLKDINLDIEEGKVTAFIGPSGCGKSTLLRTLNRMYDLYPGQRAEGEINFYGQNILEPRQDLNLLRSRIGMVFQKPTPFPMSIYENIAFGVRLYEKLSRSEMDERVEWALNKAALWNEAKDKLNQSGLSLSGGQQQRLCIARGVAVKPSVILLDEPTSALDPISTGKIEELINELKHEYTIAIVTHNMQQAARVSDYTAYMYLGSLIEYGKTDEIFIKPKRKETEDYITGRFG; encoded by the coding sequence ATGAACGACACAACTACACCAGTAAAAAAAGACGTTAAAAATGCCCTAGAGGTTCGTAATCTGAACTTCTTCTATGGCTCATTTCAGGGTCTAAAGGATATTAATTTAGATATTGAAGAGGGCAAGGTAACAGCATTTATTGGCCCATCTGGTTGTGGCAAGTCAACATTGCTACGCACGCTTAATCGTATGTATGACCTCTATCCTGGACAGCGTGCAGAAGGGGAGATCAATTTTTATGGCCAGAATATTTTAGAGCCTAGACAGGATCTCAATCTCTTGCGATCACGAATTGGAATGGTTTTCCAAAAACCAACCCCATTCCCAATGTCGATTTATGAAAATATTGCCTTTGGTGTGCGTCTCTATGAAAAGCTTTCCCGTTCAGAGATGGATGAGCGAGTAGAGTGGGCTTTAAATAAAGCGGCTTTGTGGAATGAAGCTAAGGACAAGTTAAATCAAAGCGGTCTTTCATTATCAGGTGGTCAGCAGCAGCGTTTATGTATTGCTCGAGGTGTTGCGGTAAAGCCTTCCGTGATTCTTTTAGATGAGCCAACTTCAGCATTGGATCCGATTTCAACTGGAAAAATTGAAGAGCTGATTAATGAGCTCAAGCACGAGTACACGATTGCGATTGTGACCCACAATATGCAGCAAGCAGCCCGTGTATCGGATTACACTGCTTATATGTACCTTGGTAGTTTGATTGAGTACGGTAAAACCGATGAAATCTTTATTAAGCCTAAGCGTAAAGAAACAGAAGATTACATAACCGGTCGATTCGGTTGA
- the phoU gene encoding phosphate signaling complex protein PhoU, with translation MPDKHLSSQFDADLNSLSSRLLEMGGLVESQISSAMRAFTQMDIDTCNVVIANEKIVNDLEIQIDMACTELIARRQPTARDLRLVMAVSKAITNLERAGDEAERVAKRTKRLIESGVANNINVAEIRLSGQMAISLLRRSLDAFARLDTVAAAEVVQEDRQIDEEFKGFVRKLITYMMEDPHTISTGLDMLTIAKAIERIGDHAKNIAEFVIYIAKGSDVRHIPHEDLVREANKP, from the coding sequence ATGCCAGATAAACACCTTTCTTCGCAGTTTGATGCCGATTTAAATTCTCTCTCTAGTCGTTTGCTGGAGATGGGCGGACTTGTTGAGTCCCAAATATCTTCTGCAATGCGTGCTTTTACGCAGATGGATATTGATACTTGCAATGTCGTCATCGCTAATGAAAAGATCGTGAACGATCTCGAAATTCAAATCGATATGGCTTGTACTGAGTTGATTGCACGTCGTCAACCTACTGCTCGAGATTTGCGTTTGGTGATGGCGGTATCGAAGGCGATTACCAACTTAGAACGCGCTGGCGATGAGGCAGAGCGTGTGGCCAAAAGAACAAAACGATTGATTGAGTCTGGTGTCGCCAACAATATCAATGTCGCTGAGATCCGCTTATCAGGCCAGATGGCCATATCTTTACTGCGTCGTAGCTTAGATGCATTTGCTCGCTTAGATACTGTGGCAGCGGCGGAAGTAGTTCAGGAAGATCGCCAGATCGATGAAGAATTCAAGGGCTTTGTTCGTAAGTTGATTACTTACATGATGGAAGATCCGCACACCATTTCCACTGGTTTGGATATGCTCACCATTGCTAAAGCAATTGAACGCATTGGTGATCACGCTAAAAATATTGCAGAGTTTGTGATTTATATTGCCAAGGGCTCAGATGTGCGTCATATCCCCCATGAGGACTTGGTTCGCGAGGCGAATAA